From the genome of Colwellia psychrerythraea 34H, one region includes:
- a CDS encoding nitroreductase family protein has product MQQHDCSPLDDFIEYPEAEMLSRSQSFYDLVKRRHSIRSFSDRAVDKQVIENCLKTAGTAPSGANHQPWHFVAVNSIEIKKQIREQAEFHERGFYEGRAGKEWLDALKDLGTDANKPYLEHAPWLIAIFSQKKGGVCEEDKHTNYYVHESVGIATGVLITALHNAGLATLTHTPKPMSFLNKVCQRGDNERVYMLLIAGYPADDATVPAHAQVKKGLEDIATFL; this is encoded by the coding sequence ATGCAACAACATGACTGCTCTCCCCTTGATGATTTCATTGAATACCCAGAAGCTGAAATGCTAAGTAGATCGCAAAGTTTCTATGATCTGGTTAAACGCCGTCATTCTATTCGTAGCTTCAGTGATAGAGCAGTCGATAAACAAGTTATTGAGAACTGCTTAAAAACTGCTGGAACAGCCCCTAGTGGCGCTAACCATCAACCTTGGCACTTTGTTGCGGTTAATTCTATAGAGATTAAAAAACAGATCAGAGAGCAAGCAGAATTTCACGAACGTGGTTTTTATGAGGGCCGAGCAGGTAAAGAATGGCTTGATGCTTTAAAAGACTTAGGTACCGATGCTAATAAACCTTATTTAGAGCATGCACCTTGGTTAATAGCTATTTTTAGTCAAAAAAAGGGCGGCGTATGTGAAGAAGATAAACACACTAATTATTACGTCCATGAATCAGTGGGTATCGCCACTGGAGTATTGATTACCGCACTGCATAATGCCGGTTTAGCTACTTTAACGCATACACCTAAGCCGATGTCTTTTTTAAATAAGGTTTGCCAACGTGGCGATAATGAGCGTGTTTATATGTTACTCATTGCTGGCTATCCTGCCGATGATGCTACCGTACCTGCTCATGCACAAGTTAAAAAGGGCTTGGAAGATATAGCAACTTTTTTATAA
- a CDS encoding ribonuclease E inhibitor RraB yields MTRDLALYPEDEIGNTLWQMQESGEDLLSEREIEFSILFPNQELALKFGQLLLENNQKLSFTPSEAHPDLPWEITAYPQMPVSYENITSYQELLESSAAPLKGQFDGVYFV; encoded by the coding sequence ATGACACGTGATTTAGCGCTTTACCCTGAAGATGAAATTGGCAATACCCTTTGGCAGATGCAAGAAAGTGGTGAAGATTTACTTAGTGAGCGTGAAATAGAATTCTCAATATTATTTCCCAATCAGGAGCTCGCGCTTAAGTTCGGCCAGTTATTATTAGAAAATAACCAAAAACTGTCTTTTACACCATCAGAAGCACATCCAGATTTACCCTGGGAAATTACCGCTTACCCACAAATGCCGGTGAGCTATGAAAATATTACCAGTTATCAAGAGTTGTTAGAATCAAGCGCTGCACCTTTAAAAGGGCAGTTTGATGGTGTTTACTTTGTTTAG